The Flavobacterium psychrophilum genome includes a region encoding these proteins:
- a CDS encoding methyltransferase, which translates to MQKENKNWFASWFDTPYYHILYKDRDYEEAQLFMDNITQYLNLPDDAKILDLACGKGRHSIYLNQLGYDVTGADLSENSIAEASKHSNDKLHFEVHDMREPFEQKFDAIFNLFTSFGYFENDSDNSKTLKAICESLTEYGFGVIDFMNVNQVIKNLVPEETKTVDGIDFHIKRYVKDNHIFKEIDFEDKGEQFHFTEKVQALTLEDFESKMEESGIYLLDTFGDYKLKKFFKNESERLIMIFK; encoded by the coding sequence ATGCAAAAAGAAAATAAGAACTGGTTTGCGTCGTGGTTCGACACACCTTATTACCACATACTTTATAAGGATCGCGACTATGAAGAGGCACAGCTCTTTATGGACAATATTACACAATACCTTAACCTTCCTGATGATGCCAAAATACTTGATCTGGCATGCGGAAAAGGTCGTCATTCCATCTACCTTAACCAGTTAGGCTATGATGTAACCGGGGCAGACCTCTCTGAGAACAGTATAGCGGAAGCGTCTAAACACAGTAACGACAAACTTCATTTTGAAGTTCATGACATGCGTGAGCCTTTCGAACAAAAGTTTGACGCTATTTTTAACCTGTTTACAAGCTTTGGTTATTTTGAAAATGACAGCGATAACTCAAAAACCCTTAAAGCTATTTGCGAAAGCCTTACCGAATATGGTTTTGGAGTGATCGATTTTATGAACGTAAACCAAGTGATTAAAAATCTGGTGCCTGAAGAAACTAAAACGGTGGATGGTATAGATTTCCATATTAAGCGTTACGTCAAGGACAATCATATTTTTAAAGAAATCGATTTTGAAGATAAGGGCGAACAATTCCATTTCACAGAAAAAGTTCAGGCACTAACGCTTGAAGATTTTGAAAGCAAAATGGAAGAATCCGGAATTTATCTCTTAGATACGTTTGGCGACTACAAGCTTAAGAAGTTCTTTAAAAATGAATCAGAACGTTTAATAATGATCTTTAAGTAA
- a CDS encoding AsnC family transcriptional regulator, with protein sequence MDITDRKLLMLLQQDSTKTTKELSLKLNLSVTAIYERIKKLEREGIINKYVAIVDQKMIDKNFVVFCHLKLIQHTKEYLTRFELEVTKLDEVLECYHVSGDYDYILKIYVKDMEAYREFMVTKLTTLQHIGSTHSTFMIGEVKNTNVIVL encoded by the coding sequence ATGGATATAACCGACAGAAAACTGCTTATGCTACTACAGCAGGATAGCACTAAAACAACAAAAGAACTATCTTTGAAACTCAACCTTTCGGTTACGGCAATTTATGAACGTATCAAAAAACTGGAACGGGAAGGGATAATAAATAAATATGTTGCAATTGTTGATCAAAAAATGATCGATAAGAATTTTGTAGTATTTTGCCATCTCAAACTTATTCAGCACACAAAAGAATATCTTACCCGTTTTGAACTGGAAGTTACCAAACTGGATGAAGTTTTAGAATGTTATCATGTGAGTGGCGATTACGATTATATATTAAAGATATATGTAAAAGATATGGAAGCCTATCGTGAGTTTATGGTAACAAAATTGACAACGTTGCAACATATAGGGAGTACTCATAGTACTTTTATGATAGGGGAAGTTAAGAATACAAATGTTATTGTTCTGTAA
- a CDS encoding cystathionine beta-lyase, whose amino-acid sequence MEFNPADKIQDLQYFGEFGGVNPSISDSSTYTFLSAKTMFDTFEGNAEGCYLYSRHSSPSNLYLGQALAAMEGTESANVAASGMGAITPVLLQLCAAGDHIVSSRTIYGGTYAFMKNFMPKLQIKTSFVDITKLDVVEEAITPTTKILYCETVSNPLLEVADIEGLAKIAKKHNLKLVVDNTFSPLSVAPAKMGADIVIHSLTKFINGSSDTVGGVTCGTQEFIDTLRNVNDGASMLLGPTMDSLRAASVLKNLRTLHIRMKQHSHNALYLAERFEKDGLKTVYPGLKSHPSHELYKSMINPEYGFGGMMTLDVGTLDKANELMELMQHRNLGYLAVSLGFYKTLFSAPGTSTSSEIPMDEQIEMGLTDGLIRFSIGLDNDIERTYQMMKKCMVDVGVLQAGATL is encoded by the coding sequence ATGGAATTCAATCCCGCGGATAAAATACAGGATTTACAATATTTCGGAGAGTTTGGAGGCGTTAACCCATCAATCTCAGATTCGTCTACCTATACCTTTCTTTCGGCAAAAACAATGTTCGATACTTTTGAAGGTAATGCAGAAGGATGTTACCTTTACTCAAGGCACTCTTCGCCGAGTAATCTTTACTTAGGGCAGGCACTTGCCGCAATGGAAGGTACTGAATCTGCCAATGTTGCAGCTTCAGGTATGGGAGCGATAACACCGGTACTTTTGCAATTGTGTGCAGCAGGTGATCATATTGTTTCAAGCCGAACTATTTACGGGGGTACGTATGCCTTCATGAAAAACTTCATGCCCAAATTACAAATCAAAACATCTTTTGTCGATATCACCAAATTAGATGTTGTTGAAGAGGCAATAACACCTACAACTAAAATACTCTATTGTGAAACGGTAAGTAATCCGCTTCTAGAGGTTGCCGATATTGAAGGTCTGGCAAAAATTGCTAAAAAACACAATCTTAAATTGGTTGTAGATAATACGTTCTCTCCCCTATCTGTTGCTCCGGCAAAAATGGGTGCAGATATCGTTATTCATAGTCTTACTAAATTCATAAACGGAAGCAGCGACACTGTAGGTGGTGTTACCTGTGGAACTCAGGAGTTCATAGACACACTTCGTAATGTAAATGATGGTGCTAGTATGCTTCTTGGCCCGACAATGGATAGTCTTCGTGCTGCAAGCGTACTCAAAAACCTTCGTACGTTGCATATACGAATGAAACAACACAGTCACAATGCTCTATACCTGGCTGAACGTTTTGAAAAAGATGGGCTTAAAACGGTTTATCCCGGACTTAAAAGTCACCCAAGTCATGAATTATACAAAAGCATGATAAATCCTGAATACGGTTTTGGAGGCATGATGACCCTGGATGTTGGTACACTTGATAAGGCAAATGAACTAATGGAACTGATGCAGCACCGTAACCTTGGTTATCTTGCAGTGAGCCTTGGGTTCTATAAAACGTTGTTCAGCGCGCCGGGAACTTCCACTTCCAGCGAGATACCAATGGATGAACAAATAGAAATGGGTCTTACCGACGGGCTTATCCGTTTCTCTATCGGGCTTGATAATGACATTGAAAGAACCTATCAAATGATGAAAAAATGCATGGTTGATGTTGGTGTTCTTCAAGCGGGAGCAACATTATAA
- a CDS encoding DNA methylase → MENNYKMIAKTFFGFEEILAKELQVLGAQEVEQGVRMVSFKGDKGFMYKANLALRTAIKILKPIYHFRAYNEQSLYKGIQGIDWSKYLNANQSFVIDVTLHSEQFNHSQFVALKTKDAIVDQFRDRYGKRPNIDKDFPDLRINIHIHDDQCSVALDTSGNSLHQRGYKTATNIAPINEVLAAGMLLLSGWDGQGDFMDPMCGSGTILAEAAMIACNIPANINRKEFAFEKWNDWDNDLFDMIVDSLMKKVREFHYTIKGYDKAPSAVMKAKDNIQNANLEDYVTITQADFFTTEKETRGPLHMVFNPPYGERLDIDLERFYREIGDTLKQSYPGTNAWFITANLEALKFVGLKPSRKIKLFNGKLETRFVKYEMYEGSKRTKFQRDNTESQEDRDEQTT, encoded by the coding sequence ATGGAAAATAATTATAAAATGATTGCCAAAACCTTTTTTGGTTTTGAAGAGATACTTGCCAAGGAACTGCAGGTTTTAGGAGCTCAGGAAGTTGAGCAGGGTGTAAGGATGGTAAGTTTTAAAGGAGATAAGGGCTTTATGTATAAAGCAAACCTTGCCTTACGTACTGCCATCAAGATACTTAAGCCAATTTACCATTTCAGGGCTTACAACGAGCAAAGCCTTTATAAAGGTATTCAGGGTATAGATTGGTCAAAATATCTTAATGCAAACCAGTCGTTTGTAATTGATGTTACACTACATTCAGAACAATTTAACCACTCGCAATTTGTGGCTTTAAAAACGAAAGATGCGATTGTAGATCAGTTTAGAGACCGTTATGGCAAGAGGCCAAATATCGATAAAGATTTTCCGGATCTAAGAATAAATATTCATATTCACGATGACCAGTGTTCTGTAGCGTTAGATACTTCAGGTAATTCATTGCACCAAAGGGGATACAAGACAGCGACTAACATAGCCCCAATTAATGAGGTGCTTGCAGCAGGTATGCTGTTGCTTTCAGGTTGGGACGGACAAGGCGACTTTATGGATCCGATGTGTGGATCGGGTACGATACTTGCCGAAGCAGCTATGATTGCATGTAATATTCCGGCTAACATAAACCGTAAAGAGTTTGCTTTTGAAAAGTGGAACGATTGGGATAACGACCTTTTCGATATGATCGTGGATTCATTAATGAAAAAGGTTCGCGAATTCCATTATACTATAAAAGGTTATGATAAAGCACCTTCTGCTGTAATGAAAGCAAAGGATAACATTCAGAACGCTAACCTTGAAGATTATGTTACTATAACGCAGGCTGACTTTTTTACTACCGAAAAAGAAACACGTGGGCCATTACATATGGTATTTAATCCACCCTATGGTGAAAGGCTTGATATCGATCTAGAGCGTTTTTACAGGGAAATAGGCGATACGCTAAAACAAAGCTACCCGGGAACAAATGCATGGTTTATTACTGCTAATCTTGAAGCACTTAAGTTTGTTGGGTTGAAACCTTCGCGAAAAATTAAGCTGTTTAATGGTAAGCTTGAAACGCGTTTTGTAAAATACGAAATGTATGAGGGCAGTAAGAGAACTAAATTTCAACGAGATAATACAGAATCACAAGAAGATAGAGATGAGCAAACAACTTAA
- a CDS encoding carboxylesterase produces MSKKYVLLLLVIQSMLSAFAQKAPKVKVEQGTLEGITLASGIRTFRGIPFAEPPVGELRWKAPQPPKSWEGVRKADVFGNNAMQKPVYGDMNFRAPKMSEDCLYLNVWTPAKSPNEKLPVMVYFYGGGFVAGDGSENRYDGQSLAQKGIVTVTLNYRLGVFGFFSHPELTKESPNNASGNYGLLDQNAALVWVKKNIVAFGGDPDKITIAGESAGSISVSAQMVSPLSKDLIAGAIGESGAMINPTLDAIPLAENEKQGTAFAEKVKVGTIEALRSLPAETILEEASKPGAFNTRATIDGYFLTKLPSESFAAGEQAKIPLLVGWTSAEIPYTAFMKGQYPSVQNYNKRIKETYKDKAEKVLKLYPAKTEKEVVESATALASDGFIVYSTWKWAELHRTTVKEPTYVYIFARARPTMKAEMGNAKAGLAGGIIKGDEKKEKNTMPEPLKGAAHASDIEYALGNLETNTVYNWSTDDYKVSEYNLEYFANFIKTGNPNGKNMPDWPVNKPEGEMDIMTIDLDLKASKEKHRDRYIFLDKEFSVKK; encoded by the coding sequence ATGAGTAAAAAATATGTTTTATTACTATTAGTGATACAATCTATGTTATCTGCATTCGCTCAAAAAGCGCCAAAGGTAAAAGTAGAACAGGGTACTTTAGAAGGTATTACATTAGCGTCGGGCATACGGACTTTTAGAGGAATTCCATTTGCTGAACCGCCTGTTGGCGAATTAAGATGGAAAGCCCCTCAGCCACCTAAAAGTTGGGAAGGTGTTCGTAAAGCCGATGTTTTTGGCAATAATGCCATGCAAAAACCTGTTTATGGCGATATGAATTTCCGTGCACCAAAAATGAGTGAAGATTGCCTATACCTTAACGTGTGGACACCTGCTAAAAGCCCAAATGAAAAACTTCCGGTAATGGTCTACTTTTATGGTGGCGGTTTTGTTGCCGGAGATGGTTCTGAAAACCGTTATGATGGACAGAGCTTAGCACAAAAAGGAATTGTTACAGTTACTTTGAATTATAGGTTGGGTGTTTTCGGATTCTTTTCGCATCCTGAACTGACTAAAGAATCACCCAATAATGCATCAGGAAATTATGGATTATTGGATCAGAACGCTGCATTGGTATGGGTTAAAAAAAACATAGTGGCATTTGGAGGTGATCCTGATAAAATTACTATCGCCGGAGAATCAGCAGGTTCAATATCTGTATCTGCACAAATGGTTTCACCACTTTCCAAAGATCTTATTGCGGGCGCTATTGGGGAAAGCGGTGCGATGATCAACCCGACGCTGGATGCTATTCCGCTCGCAGAAAATGAAAAACAAGGCACAGCATTCGCTGAAAAAGTAAAAGTCGGTACAATTGAAGCACTTCGTTCTTTACCTGCTGAAACGATTTTAGAAGAGGCTTCAAAACCGGGAGCCTTTAATACCAGAGCAACTATAGATGGTTATTTTCTAACTAAACTGCCGTCAGAATCATTCGCGGCGGGAGAGCAGGCTAAAATTCCATTGCTTGTAGGCTGGACATCGGCTGAGATTCCTTACACAGCATTCATGAAGGGGCAATATCCAAGTGTTCAGAATTATAATAAGAGAATAAAAGAAACTTATAAAGACAAAGCCGAAAAAGTACTAAAGTTATATCCTGCTAAAACTGAAAAAGAGGTGGTTGAATCTGCTACAGCATTAGCCAGTGATGGCTTTATTGTTTACAGTACGTGGAAATGGGCAGAATTACATAGGACAACTGTTAAAGAACCTACTTACGTGTATATTTTCGCAAGGGCACGCCCCACAATGAAGGCTGAAATGGGTAATGCTAAAGCAGGACTGGCAGGTGGTATTATTAAAGGTGATGAAAAAAAAGAAAAAAATACAATGCCTGAACCTTTAAAAGGTGCAGCGCATGCGTCTGATATTGAGTATGCTTTAGGTAATCTTGAAACAAATACAGTGTATAATTGGAGTACAGACGATTATAAAGTTTCGGAATATAATTTGGAATACTTTGCTAATTTCATAAAAACAGGAAATCCTAACGGAAAGAATATGCCGGACTGGCCTGTAAATAAACCGGAAGGTGAGATGGATATAATGACAATTGATCTGGATCTAAAAGCGTCGAAAGAGAAGCATAGAGACAGATACATCTTTCTTGATAAAGAGTTTTCTGTTAAGAAATAA
- a CDS encoding peptidase, whose product MKKLVWLFLVSGMAATAQKNLTVQEATFGQYQVYAPKTLVAPSWRKDAKTITYLDNTYSNLVARSAESQWAETTLISKTELAAALKAKFPSDTFELQIFPYTYKWNDKNTLAFEVNGKDKTYLVLFDADKKEVKSAIAVSQDATQQTLSPNGTAAAWLKENNIVVTQNGKDINVTNDADKGIVNGSDYVHRQEFGINKGMWWSPNSDKLLFYRKDETMVANYPLTNWNERIASNKDIKYPMAGMKSEEVTLVVYDVASGKSVTLKTEGPKEQFLTCVTWSPDGKKVYVGVLNREQNDLKLNRYDAVTGNFEKTLFEEKAPTYVEPLHDLTFIPGKNNEFLYRSEKDGFEQLYHYNTDGKQLKKLGYQDVVITEFSGFDADAKNSFYIGTANNGLERQLYKVELKSGKTVPVTSMSGTHTAIVNSDGSLALDMFSNTKTPNNAIIVDIKTKKENTLFKADNPYDGKTVLPKMELVTITSADGKTPLNGRMIYPANFDANKKYPVIVYVYGGPHAQLVTNDWLGGASLFDYYLAQQGYVVFTLDNRGSDARGRDFEHVVHRNLGVNEMADQMKGVEYLKSQAFVDNERIGVSGWSFGGFMTSSLMLDQADTFKVGVAGGPVCDWKYYEIMYGERYMDTPQENPEGYAKTNIIDKAKQLKGRLLVIHGAQDNVVVQQHSMEFINACIAAGKQVDYFLYPNHEHNVRGKDRIHLNQKIADYFDTYLKK is encoded by the coding sequence ATGAAAAAACTAGTATGGTTATTCCTTGTATCGGGAATGGCTGCAACAGCACAAAAAAATCTTACCGTTCAGGAAGCTACTTTTGGCCAGTATCAGGTTTATGCTCCAAAAACACTTGTCGCTCCATCATGGAGAAAAGATGCTAAAACAATAACCTATTTAGATAATACCTATTCTAACCTTGTTGCTAGAAGTGCAGAAAGCCAGTGGGCTGAAACTACGCTTATATCTAAAACAGAACTTGCGGCTGCGCTAAAAGCAAAATTCCCTTCCGATACTTTTGAACTCCAAATTTTCCCATATACCTACAAATGGAATGACAAAAATACCCTTGCATTTGAAGTGAACGGAAAAGACAAAACCTACTTGGTTCTTTTTGATGCCGATAAAAAAGAAGTTAAAAGTGCTATAGCTGTATCTCAGGACGCTACTCAACAAACACTATCTCCAAATGGTACTGCCGCTGCATGGCTTAAAGAGAATAATATTGTCGTTACACAAAACGGAAAAGATATAAACGTTACAAACGATGCCGATAAAGGGATTGTAAACGGTAGCGATTATGTTCACCGTCAGGAATTTGGTATTAATAAGGGCATGTGGTGGAGTCCTAACAGTGACAAACTTTTGTTTTATCGCAAAGACGAAACTATGGTTGCCAACTATCCGTTGACGAACTGGAATGAGCGTATAGCTTCTAATAAAGACATAAAATACCCAATGGCGGGTATGAAGAGTGAAGAAGTTACACTTGTGGTATACGATGTAGCTTCAGGCAAATCGGTTACTTTAAAAACTGAAGGGCCAAAAGAGCAGTTTTTAACTTGTGTTACCTGGTCGCCTGACGGTAAAAAAGTTTACGTAGGTGTATTGAACAGGGAACAAAATGACCTGAAATTAAACCGTTATGACGCAGTTACGGGGAACTTTGAAAAGACATTATTTGAAGAAAAAGCACCTACATATGTAGAGCCGCTTCATGATCTAACTTTTATACCCGGTAAGAATAATGAGTTTTTATACCGATCTGAAAAAGATGGGTTTGAACAATTATACCACTACAATACCGATGGTAAACAGCTAAAAAAACTGGGATATCAGGATGTGGTAATCACTGAATTTTCAGGCTTTGATGCCGATGCAAAAAATTCGTTCTACATTGGTACTGCAAACAACGGACTTGAAAGGCAACTTTATAAAGTAGAACTTAAATCAGGAAAAACCGTTCCGGTTACATCTATGAGCGGTACACATACTGCCATTGTAAATTCTGACGGTTCGCTTGCGCTAGATATGTTCAGTAATACTAAAACTCCCAACAATGCAATAATTGTTGACATCAAAACAAAAAAAGAGAATACACTTTTTAAAGCAGATAATCCATATGATGGTAAAACGGTTTTACCTAAAATGGAACTGGTTACAATTACCTCTGCCGATGGCAAAACGCCACTTAACGGAAGGATGATTTATCCTGCTAACTTTGATGCCAACAAAAAGTATCCGGTAATCGTTTACGTTTACGGAGGCCCACACGCGCAACTTGTTACAAATGATTGGTTAGGTGGAGCATCTTTATTTGATTACTACCTGGCACAGCAGGGATATGTTGTATTTACTCTTGACAACAGAGGTTCTGATGCCCGTGGACGTGATTTTGAACATGTTGTTCACCGTAATCTTGGTGTGAACGAAATGGCCGACCAAATGAAAGGTGTTGAATATCTTAAATCTCAGGCTTTTGTAGATAACGAAAGAATAGGAGTTTCAGGATGGAGTTTTGGCGGATTTATGACATCTTCGTTAATGCTTGACCAAGCTGACACTTTTAAAGTTGGTGTTGCCGGAGGCCCCGTGTGCGACTGGAAATATTACGAAATAATGTACGGAGAGCGTTACATGGATACGCCTCAGGAAAACCCTGAAGGTTACGCTAAAACAAACATTATTGACAAAGCGAAACAATTAAAAGGAAGACTTCTGGTAATTCATGGAGCTCAGGATAATGTAGTTGTGCAGCAGCACAGCATGGAGTTTATCAATGCATGTATCGCAGCAGGTAAACAGGTTGACTACTTCTTATATCCTAACCATGAACATAATGTTCGCGGAAAAGACAGAATTCACCTGAACCAAAAAATTGCAGATTATTTTGATACTTATCTAAAAAAGTAA
- a CDS encoding aminobenzoate synthetase encodes MRTSRILTINNTDQYKKQLLHWAQQYREVVFLDSNSYDQKYTSYDAVLAVDALTSIKTDYHNAFEDLKAYQQITKDWLFGCLSYDLKNDTEDLQSANFDGLGFPDLFFFQPKKLFLLKGDQLEVKYLNMCDDELEEDLDAIINFQQQSTTKQQSLTIQQRISKESYLDKAGQMLEHIHRGDIYEANFCMEFYAENAVINPVEMYGKLNLISEPPFAVYLKNHKHYLMSASPERYIRKEGDKIISQPVKGTARRSENPVEDNAIRQELYKNEKERSENIMIVDLVRNDLSRTATKGSVEVEELCGAYAFKQVHHLISTVVSKVEEGNSLVDVLKTTFPMGSMTGAPKISAMQIIEKLEETKRGLYSGAVGYFTPEGDFDFNVVIRSILYNQENNYVSFSVGSAITSKAIPEMEYEECLLKARAMRSVLEV; translated from the coding sequence TTGAGAACTTCCCGTATCCTTACTATAAATAATACCGATCAGTATAAAAAACAATTGCTACACTGGGCACAACAGTATAGAGAAGTTGTGTTTCTCGATAGTAATAGTTACGATCAGAAATATACATCGTATGATGCAGTATTAGCTGTTGATGCATTGACCTCTATTAAAACGGATTATCACAACGCGTTTGAGGATCTTAAAGCCTATCAGCAAATTACAAAAGACTGGCTTTTCGGCTGTCTTTCATATGATTTGAAGAACGATACCGAAGATTTACAGTCAGCAAATTTTGACGGACTGGGTTTTCCTGACCTGTTTTTCTTTCAGCCTAAAAAGTTATTCCTGCTTAAAGGAGATCAACTGGAAGTCAAATATCTAAATATGTGTGATGATGAATTGGAAGAAGACCTTGATGCAATTATAAACTTCCAACAGCAGTCAACTACTAAGCAACAGTCATTAACCATACAGCAGAGAATATCTAAGGAAAGCTATCTTGACAAGGCAGGCCAGATGCTCGAGCATATTCATAGAGGTGATATTTACGAAGCCAATTTTTGTATGGAATTCTATGCCGAAAATGCGGTTATCAATCCGGTTGAAATGTATGGAAAGCTGAATTTAATATCGGAGCCTCCCTTTGCTGTATATTTAAAAAATCATAAACACTATCTAATGTCAGCATCACCGGAACGTTATATACGTAAAGAAGGTGATAAGATAATTTCGCAACCCGTTAAAGGAACAGCGAGAAGGAGTGAGAATCCGGTAGAAGATAACGCCATTCGGCAGGAACTATATAAAAATGAGAAAGAACGCTCTGAGAACATAATGATCGTAGATCTTGTTCGTAATGACTTATCGAGGACTGCAACAAAGGGCTCGGTGGAAGTTGAGGAACTTTGTGGTGCCTATGCATTTAAACAAGTACATCATCTTATTTCGACGGTTGTTTCAAAAGTAGAAGAAGGTAATTCTCTTGTTGATGTTTTAAAAACAACCTTTCCAATGGGAAGTATGACTGGCGCACCTAAAATATCAGCCATGCAAATTATTGAAAAGTTGGAAGAAACTAAACGTGGTCTTTATAGTGGGGCAGTGGGGTATTTTACACCTGAAGGTGATTTCGACTTTAATGTTGTCATTAGAAGTATACTTTATAATCAGGAAAATAATTATGTATCTTTTTCAGTAGGCAGCGCTATAACTTCTAAAGCAATTCCCGAAATGGAATATGAAGAATGCTTACTTAAGGCAAGAGCTATGAGAAGTGTATTAGAGGTGTAA
- a CDS encoding dihydrolipoamide dehydrogenase (Catalyzes the oxidation of dihydrolipoamide to lipoamide) produces the protein MSSFDVVVIGSGPGGYVAAIRCAQLGFNTAIIEKYPTLGGTCLNVGCIPSKALLDSSHHYHDATKHFKEHGIDIAGEIKVNIEQMIARKQGVVEQNVVGIKYLMDKNKITVFEGVGSFEDATHIKVTKNDGASETIEAKNTIIATGSKPSSLPFIKIDKEKIITSTEALKLKEVPKHLIVIGGGVIGLELGQVYLRLGAQVSVVEYLDRIIPGMDAGLSKELTKVLKKQGMKFYTSHKVKSVERSGEGVQVQAENAKGETITLDGDYSLVSVGRRPYTDGLNAEAAGVKVTERGQIEVNDHLQTSASNIYAIGDVIKGAMLAHKAEEEGVFVAETLAGQKPHIDYNLIPGVVYTWPEVAAVGKTEEQLKEAGVEYKSGSFPFKALGRSRASMDTDGFVKILADAKTDEVLGIHMIGARTADLIAEAVTAMEFKASAEDISRMSHAHPTYAEAVKEAALAATDNRAIHI, from the coding sequence ATGAGTTCATTTGACGTAGTCGTTATAGGTTCGGGACCCGGTGGATATGTAGCAGCAATCCGTTGCGCACAATTGGGTTTTAATACTGCAATTATTGAAAAATACCCAACTTTGGGCGGTACCTGCCTTAACGTGGGATGTATACCTTCTAAAGCATTACTGGATTCATCGCACCATTACCATGACGCTACTAAACACTTTAAAGAACATGGTATTGATATTGCCGGCGAAATTAAAGTAAACATTGAGCAGATGATTGCCCGTAAACAAGGTGTTGTTGAGCAAAATGTTGTTGGTATTAAATACCTTATGGACAAAAACAAAATTACTGTTTTCGAAGGTGTAGGTTCTTTTGAAGATGCTACACATATTAAGGTAACTAAAAATGATGGTGCTTCTGAAACTATCGAAGCTAAAAACACTATCATAGCTACAGGCTCTAAACCATCGTCACTTCCTTTTATTAAAATCGACAAAGAAAAAATAATTACTTCTACTGAGGCACTTAAGCTTAAAGAAGTACCTAAACACCTTATCGTTATTGGTGGTGGTGTTATTGGTCTTGAGCTTGGTCAGGTTTATCTTCGCCTTGGTGCTCAGGTGTCTGTAGTAGAATACCTTGACAGGATCATTCCGGGTATGGATGCAGGTCTTTCTAAAGAGCTTACGAAAGTTCTTAAGAAACAGGGAATGAAATTCTACACTTCACACAAAGTGAAATCGGTAGAGAGAAGTGGAGAAGGTGTTCAGGTTCAGGCTGAAAACGCTAAGGGAGAAACGATCACTCTTGATGGAGATTACTCACTAGTGTCTGTAGGCCGTCGTCCTTACACTGACGGACTTAACGCTGAAGCTGCCGGAGTAAAAGTTACAGAAAGAGGCCAGATTGAAGTAAATGATCATTTACAGACAAGCGCTTCTAACATTTACGCTATTGGTGATGTTATTAAAGGTGCTATGCTTGCGCACAAAGCGGAAGAAGAAGGTGTATTTGTTGCTGAAACCTTAGCAGGACAAAAACCTCACATTGATTATAATCTTATTCCGGGTGTTGTTTACACATGGCCGGAAGTTGCTGCTGTTGGTAAAACAGAGGAACAACTTAAAGAAGCTGGTGTCGAGTACAAATCAGGAAGTTTCCCTTTCAAAGCTTTAGGACGTTCTCGTGCCAGTATGGATACTGACGGTTTTGTGAAAATCCTTGCTGATGCCAAAACTGACGAGGTTCTTGGTATACACATGATAGGTGCACGAACTGCCGACCTTATTGCTGAGGCTGTAACTGCAATGGAATTTAAAGCGTCTGCTGAAGATATTTCAAGAATGTCACACGCTCACCCTACCTATGCCGAGGCAGTTAAAGAAGCTGCTCTTGCTGCCACTGATAACAGGGCGATACACATTTAA